A stretch of Sinorhizobium meliloti DNA encodes these proteins:
- a CDS encoding glyoxalase superfamily protein: protein MTHELRSLPSLDALKDQARRLRSRLASEGDEVTHSKSLELVAAQYGYRDWNTLHAAVGNRPAFNPWMLGARVKGRYLGQAFEAEILSAQAISAKPRRYRLTFKFDEPVDVVTFESFSAFRQRVTATIDESGRTVERTSDGRPHLELEW, encoded by the coding sequence ATGACGCATGAATTACGAAGCCTTCCCTCGCTCGATGCGCTGAAGGACCAGGCCAGACGCCTGAGATCCCGGCTTGCGTCGGAGGGTGACGAAGTCACCCACTCCAAGTCGCTCGAGCTGGTCGCCGCCCAGTATGGCTATCGCGATTGGAACACGCTGCACGCGGCCGTCGGCAACCGGCCTGCTTTCAACCCATGGATGCTCGGGGCGCGGGTCAAAGGCCGTTATCTCGGCCAGGCTTTCGAAGCGGAAATCCTCTCGGCCCAGGCGATCAGCGCGAAACCGCGACGTTATCGGCTGACGTTCAAGTTCGACGAGCCTGTCGACGTCGTCACATTCGAGAGCTTCTCCGCTTTCCGACAACGGGTCACCGCCACCATCGATGAAAGCGGGCGGACGGTCGAGAGGACCTCGGATGGGCGGCCGCATCTTGAACTGGAGTGGTGA
- a CDS encoding 2-hydroxyacid dehydrogenase yields MSRPRILVPGKINPRVLERLPEMFETVRIERADAALVTADMRDVSGIAVSGKLPVPLMDAFPSLEIVANFGVGYDGVDVSRAAARGIVVTNTPDVLTEEVADTAIGLLLNTLRLLPQAEQWLRQGRWVREGAFPLSPLSLRGRTVGLFGLGRIGLAIARRLEAFGVSIAYHTRTPREGLGFTYHPTLVGMAEAVDTLIVIVPGTASTLKAVNADVLSALGPKGVLINVGRGSTVDEAALVTALQNGTIAGAGLDVFENEPNVPEALLSFPNVSLLPHVASASVVTRNAMSDLVVDNLKAWFSTGEALTPVAETPFRRRAIQN; encoded by the coding sequence ATGAGTCGTCCTAGAATTCTCGTGCCCGGGAAGATCAACCCGAGGGTCCTCGAACGATTGCCGGAAATGTTCGAGACCGTGCGCATCGAGCGCGCCGATGCGGCCCTCGTGACAGCCGACATGCGCGACGTTTCCGGCATTGCCGTTTCGGGCAAGCTGCCGGTGCCGCTGATGGATGCATTCCCCAGCCTCGAGATCGTTGCGAATTTCGGCGTCGGCTACGACGGCGTCGATGTCTCGCGTGCAGCAGCCCGAGGGATTGTCGTCACCAATACGCCTGATGTCCTGACCGAGGAAGTCGCCGACACGGCCATCGGCCTCCTCCTCAACACGCTGCGCCTCCTGCCGCAGGCCGAGCAATGGCTGCGCCAAGGCCGCTGGGTGCGCGAGGGGGCCTTCCCGCTATCCCCGCTTTCGCTCCGCGGCCGTACGGTCGGGCTGTTCGGCCTCGGCCGGATCGGCCTCGCGATCGCACGGCGGCTCGAAGCCTTCGGCGTCTCGATCGCCTACCACACGCGCACGCCGCGCGAAGGCCTCGGCTTCACCTATCATCCGACCCTCGTGGGTATGGCCGAGGCCGTCGACACGCTCATTGTCATCGTGCCCGGAACAGCGAGCACGCTGAAAGCGGTCAATGCCGATGTTCTTTCGGCGCTCGGCCCGAAGGGCGTGCTGATCAATGTGGGTCGCGGCTCGACGGTGGACGAGGCGGCGCTTGTCACCGCACTTCAGAACGGCACCATTGCCGGCGCCGGCCTCGACGTCTTCGAGAACGAGCCCAATGTTCCCGAGGCGCTGCTTTCGTTTCCGAACGTCTCTCTGCTGCCGCATGTGGCGTCGGCCTCTGTCGTCACCCGCAACGCCATGTCCGATCTCGTCGTCGACAACCTGAAGGCATGGTTCTCGACCGGTGAAGCTTTGACACCGGTGGCCGAGACGCCGTTCCGGCGTAGAGCGATCCAAAACTAA
- a CDS encoding gamma-glutamyl-gamma-aminobutyrate hydrolase family protein — MSKPVVAIPCDFREFDGNVWHVAAHQYVRAAVEGAGLMVFLVPALEAGNDVDEILDRVDGVLASGARSNVHPSLYGREASEADGPFDPGRDATSLPLIRRALDRGVPLFAICRGIQELNVALGGTLASEIQEQPGIWDHRKPEVPDLDVAYGIRQDVVVKEGSCLAPVLGTGRVRVNSLHRQAIGAAAPRLAVEAVADDGTIEAVSVIGAKAFAVGVQWHPEYWVRTDAPSAALFKAFGDAARAYCESKAS, encoded by the coding sequence ATGTCGAAACCTGTCGTTGCCATCCCCTGCGATTTCCGCGAATTCGACGGCAATGTCTGGCATGTTGCCGCCCACCAATATGTCCGCGCGGCGGTCGAGGGCGCCGGGCTGATGGTGTTTCTCGTTCCCGCTCTGGAGGCCGGGAACGATGTGGACGAGATTCTCGACCGCGTCGACGGCGTGCTCGCCAGCGGCGCCCGCTCCAACGTCCACCCTTCGCTCTATGGCAGGGAGGCGAGCGAAGCGGACGGGCCTTTCGACCCGGGCCGCGATGCGACCAGCCTGCCGCTGATCCGCCGCGCACTCGACCGCGGCGTCCCCCTGTTCGCGATCTGCCGCGGCATACAGGAGCTCAATGTCGCGCTTGGCGGCACGCTTGCGAGCGAGATCCAGGAGCAGCCCGGCATCTGGGACCATCGCAAGCCGGAGGTTCCGGATCTCGATGTCGCCTATGGCATTCGCCAGGATGTGGTCGTGAAGGAAGGAAGCTGTCTGGCCCCGGTCCTCGGCACCGGCCGCGTAAGGGTCAATTCGCTGCATCGCCAGGCGATTGGTGCCGCCGCTCCGCGCCTTGCGGTCGAAGCCGTGGCCGACGACGGGACCATCGAGGCGGTCTCGGTCATCGGCGCCAAGGCCTTCGCCGTCGGCGTGCAGTGGCATCCCGAATACTGGGTCCGGACCGACGCCCCGTCGGCCGCGCTCTTCAAGGCCTTCGGCGATGCCGCGCGCGCCTATTGTGAGAGCAAGGCCAGTTAG
- a CDS encoding CobW family GTP-binding protein, translating to MTETSAQKPIPVTVLTGYLGSGKTTLLNRILSENHGRKYAVIVNEFGEIGIDNDLIVESDEEIYEMNNGCVCCTVRGDLIRVVEGLMRRPGRFDAIIVETTGLADPVPVAQTFFMDDDVRAKTELDAVVALVDAKHLPLRLKDSREAEDQIAFADVVLLNKTDLVTPEELERVEATVRVINPSARIYRTQRSEIDLGKVLDQGAFNLDRALENDPHFLDQEDHDHVCGPDCDHDHHHHDHHHHDHDHDHDHDHHHHHHHDGPSPIHDVTVQSISLRGGEMNPDRFFPWIQKITQTDGPNILRLKGIIAFAGDAERYVVQGVHMIIEGDHQRPWKDGEKRESRLVFIGRDLDREKIERTFKACEVQA from the coding sequence ATGACCGAAACATCCGCGCAGAAGCCGATCCCCGTCACCGTGCTCACGGGCTATCTCGGCTCCGGCAAGACGACGCTTCTGAACCGCATCCTCAGCGAGAATCATGGCCGCAAATATGCGGTCATCGTCAACGAGTTCGGCGAGATCGGCATCGATAACGACCTGATCGTCGAGTCCGACGAGGAAATCTACGAGATGAACAACGGCTGCGTCTGCTGCACCGTTCGAGGCGACCTGATCCGTGTCGTCGAAGGACTGATGCGCCGTCCCGGACGCTTCGACGCGATCATCGTCGAGACCACCGGCCTTGCCGACCCGGTGCCGGTCGCGCAGACCTTCTTCATGGATGACGACGTTCGCGCCAAGACCGAACTGGACGCCGTCGTGGCGCTCGTCGACGCCAAGCACCTGCCGCTGCGTCTGAAGGACAGCCGCGAGGCCGAGGACCAGATCGCCTTCGCCGACGTGGTGCTCCTCAACAAGACCGACCTCGTGACGCCGGAGGAACTCGAGCGCGTCGAGGCGACCGTGCGCGTCATCAATCCGTCCGCCCGTATCTATCGCACGCAGCGCTCCGAGATCGACCTCGGAAAGGTGCTCGACCAGGGGGCCTTCAATCTCGACAGGGCGCTCGAAAACGATCCCCACTTCCTCGATCAGGAGGATCACGACCACGTTTGCGGTCCCGATTGCGACCACGATCACCACCATCATGATCACCACCATCATGATCATGATCATGATCACGACCACGACCACCATCACCATCACCATCACGACGGTCCCTCGCCGATCCATGACGTGACGGTGCAGTCGATTTCGCTGCGCGGGGGCGAAATGAATCCGGATCGTTTCTTCCCCTGGATCCAGAAGATCACCCAGACCGACGGTCCGAACATCCTGCGCCTCAAGGGCATCATCGCCTTTGCCGGCGATGCGGAGCGTTATGTCGTCCAGGGCGTTCACATGATCATCGAAGGCGATCACCAGCGCCCGTGGAAAGACGGCGAGAAGCGCGAAAGCAGGCTCGTCTTCATCGGCCGCGATCTCGACCGCGAGAAGATCGAGCGCACCTTCAAGGCGTGCGAAGTCCAGGCATGA
- a CDS encoding LacI family DNA-binding transcriptional regulator gives MAQKVKLSTIAETLGLSTATVSLALRDSPLVAAVTRDKIKEQARALGYIYNRRAASLRTSRSGIIGVVVHDIMNPFYGEILKAIEAELDRDKQTFILSNHYDSVEKQRDFIETLLQLGGDGVIMSPAIGTPPQDIQLAEDNGMPAILIARSIEGLDVPIFRGDDAYGISLATNHLIGLGHRCIAMVGGTDQTSTGRDRYQGYVNALRKANIEVDPDLRIPGPRSKQGGFEAAVHLLSLPQKPTAVVCWNDLVAIGMMNGIARAGLVPGVDISVTGYDDLEEASIATPALTTVWNGQAEVGRSAARALLDKLSGSHEPDGIHLIKPEMRIRQSTGPLRVTA, from the coding sequence GTGGCGCAAAAGGTCAAGCTTTCTACAATCGCGGAAACACTCGGCCTTTCGACGGCGACGGTATCCCTGGCATTGCGCGACAGCCCGCTGGTGGCGGCGGTCACACGCGACAAGATCAAGGAACAGGCGCGCGCACTCGGCTACATCTACAACCGCCGTGCCGCAAGTCTCAGGACGTCGCGCTCGGGCATCATCGGTGTCGTCGTGCACGACATCATGAACCCGTTCTACGGTGAGATCCTCAAGGCGATCGAGGCTGAGCTCGATCGCGACAAGCAGACCTTCATTCTGTCCAACCACTACGATTCCGTCGAGAAGCAGCGCGATTTCATCGAGACGCTGCTGCAGCTCGGTGGCGACGGCGTGATCATGTCGCCCGCTATCGGCACGCCGCCGCAGGACATTCAGCTTGCCGAGGACAACGGCATGCCGGCGATCCTGATCGCCCGCTCGATCGAGGGGCTCGACGTCCCCATCTTCCGCGGCGACGACGCCTATGGCATTTCGCTGGCGACCAATCATCTCATCGGGCTCGGCCATCGCTGCATCGCGATGGTCGGGGGAACGGACCAGACCTCGACCGGCCGCGACCGCTACCAGGGCTACGTCAACGCGCTGCGCAAGGCGAATATCGAGGTCGACCCGGACCTGCGCATCCCGGGGCCGCGCTCCAAGCAGGGCGGTTTCGAGGCCGCGGTGCATCTCCTTTCGCTGCCGCAGAAGCCCACCGCGGTCGTCTGCTGGAACGATCTCGTCGCCATCGGCATGATGAACGGCATTGCACGCGCAGGCCTCGTGCCGGGCGTCGACATCTCCGTCACCGGCTACGACGATCTCGAGGAAGCGTCGATCGCGACGCCGGCGCTGACGACCGTCTGGAACGGCCAGGCGGAGGTGGGGCGCAGTGCGGCGCGCGCGCTCCTGGACAAGCTTTCCGGCAGCCATGAACCCGACGGCATCCATCTGATCAAGCCGGAAATGCGCATCCGCCAGTCGACCGGCCCGCTGCGCGTAACGGCTTGA
- a CDS encoding LysR family transcriptional regulator produces the protein MDTLTRIRAFIDVVDAEGFSAAARRIGKSKALLSKYVRELEDELGALLLNRTTRQFSLTEAGHTYYRSASEILKEIDNLADLVRANNSDLKGRLRITVPRTFVDADIGQSLIDFGKEHPELSLDIVSDDRFIDLVEEGFDVAIRITRLEDSTLIARKLDDFQVLVCASPDFMAKAGPLGHPSELSKLPCILDTNGRSYSSWRFVEKDGSPFTVSVSGQIEVNSPLAAARAAVSGIGVAVLPDFIARPKIAAGELVTFFDDFLPKDRGIYAIYPHRRYLPTKVRTFVDFLHSWFRRTR, from the coding sequence ATGGATACCTTGACCCGCATCCGCGCCTTCATCGATGTCGTGGACGCGGAAGGCTTTTCGGCCGCGGCCCGGCGCATCGGCAAATCCAAGGCGCTGCTGTCGAAATATGTGCGCGAACTCGAGGACGAGCTCGGCGCGCTGCTGTTGAACCGCACGACGCGCCAGTTCTCGCTGACCGAGGCCGGACACACCTATTACCGCAGCGCATCGGAGATCCTGAAGGAGATCGACAACCTCGCCGATCTCGTGCGTGCCAACAATTCCGACCTCAAGGGCCGATTGCGAATCACCGTGCCGAGGACTTTCGTCGATGCGGATATCGGCCAGTCCCTGATCGACTTCGGCAAGGAGCATCCCGAACTGTCGCTCGACATCGTCTCGGACGACCGGTTCATCGACCTCGTCGAGGAAGGATTCGACGTCGCCATCCGAATCACCCGGCTCGAGGACTCGACGCTGATCGCCCGCAAGCTCGACGACTTTCAGGTGCTGGTCTGCGCCTCGCCGGATTTCATGGCCAAGGCCGGCCCCCTCGGGCATCCGAGCGAACTTTCCAAGCTGCCGTGCATCCTCGACACCAACGGCCGGTCCTATTCGAGCTGGCGTTTCGTCGAAAAGGACGGTTCGCCATTCACCGTGTCGGTCAGCGGGCAGATCGAGGTCAACAGCCCGCTTGCCGCGGCGCGGGCCGCGGTGAGCGGCATCGGAGTGGCGGTCCTTCCCGATTTCATCGCCCGGCCGAAGATCGCTGCCGGCGAGCTCGTGACGTTCTTCGACGATTTCCTGCCCAAGGATCGCGGCATCTACGCCATCTATCCGCATCGTCGTTACCTCCCGACCAAGGTTCGCACCTTCGTCGACTTCCTCCACAGCTGGTTCCGCAGGACGCGCTGA
- a CDS encoding LysE family translocator translates to MSEVTILAFALVAFIGIATPGPTVLLALTNGSRFGVKRATAGMIGAMLSDFVLIGAVALGLGALLAASEFWFSVVKWLGAAYLAYLGVMLLRSRGTLELPSQAPQGADSGATRSIFTKSFLVAVTNPKGYLFFSAFLPQFIDPALPQAPQYAMLAIVFASIDFVVMFGYALLGSQAVRFMRRSGAIWLDRICGGALLALAGSLALYRRAAN, encoded by the coding sequence ATGAGCGAAGTCACCATTCTCGCATTCGCGCTTGTCGCTTTCATCGGCATCGCAACGCCTGGACCAACCGTGCTTCTCGCGCTCACCAATGGTTCGCGTTTTGGCGTGAAACGGGCAACGGCAGGAATGATCGGCGCGATGCTCTCGGATTTCGTGCTGATCGGCGCGGTCGCACTCGGGCTCGGTGCACTGCTTGCAGCGTCGGAGTTCTGGTTCTCCGTGGTCAAATGGCTGGGCGCCGCCTATCTCGCCTATCTCGGCGTCATGCTGCTGCGATCGCGCGGAACGCTGGAACTCCCGTCGCAAGCGCCGCAGGGAGCGGATTCCGGCGCAACGCGCTCCATCTTCACCAAGAGCTTCCTCGTCGCCGTCACCAATCCCAAGGGCTATCTGTTCTTTTCGGCCTTTCTGCCGCAATTCATCGATCCCGCCCTGCCGCAGGCGCCGCAATACGCCATGCTGGCCATCGTCTTCGCGTCGATCGATTTCGTGGTGATGTTCGGTTACGCCCTGCTCGGGTCGCAGGCGGTCCGCTTCATGAGGCGCTCCGGCGCGATCTGGCTCGACCGCATCTGCGGCGGCGCACTGCTGGCGCTCGCCGGATCTCTGGCGCTCTATCGGCGCGCTGCGAATTAG
- a CDS encoding WD40 repeat domain-containing protein produces MPTVAPLDLEGHVVGVAFLKDVPFFAGAAGTIHRLDHGHKTTEAHDGLLSFVVDEANDTLLTGGEDGKVMRISADGTASLVADTGRKWISQVAAGPQGAVAYAYGKTTHVRLSDGTTREFPEQRTVEGIAFAPKGLRIAAARYNGVSLHWVAMAGQPVDLEWKGAHTGVTFSPDGRFVVTAMQENALHGWKLDAKPGAEARHMRMTGYPAKVKSLSWSAKGKWLASSGAPAAIVWPFQGKDGPMGKAPLELGTRANIMVTTVACHPADDIVAIGYEDGMILAARFADSKEVLLRRPGNGAITAMAWNKSGRQLAFGSAAGDCGVVDIAG; encoded by the coding sequence ATGCCGACCGTCGCTCCGCTCGATCTCGAAGGCCACGTCGTCGGCGTGGCTTTCCTCAAGGATGTTCCCTTCTTCGCCGGGGCCGCCGGCACGATCCACCGGCTCGATCACGGCCACAAGACGACCGAAGCACATGACGGGCTGCTGTCCTTCGTTGTCGACGAGGCGAACGACACGCTGCTGACCGGCGGCGAAGACGGCAAGGTAATGCGCATTTCGGCAGACGGCACGGCGAGCCTCGTTGCCGACACGGGTCGCAAATGGATCTCGCAAGTTGCGGCCGGACCGCAAGGTGCGGTCGCTTACGCCTACGGCAAGACGACGCATGTCCGCCTTTCCGACGGTACCACCAGGGAATTTCCCGAGCAGCGGACCGTCGAAGGCATCGCCTTCGCACCCAAGGGCCTGAGGATCGCCGCCGCGCGATACAACGGCGTCTCGCTGCACTGGGTGGCCATGGCAGGCCAGCCGGTCGATCTCGAATGGAAGGGCGCCCACACAGGCGTCACCTTCTCTCCCGACGGACGCTTCGTCGTCACCGCAATGCAGGAAAATGCGCTGCATGGCTGGAAGCTCGACGCGAAGCCCGGCGCCGAGGCGCGGCACATGCGCATGACCGGCTATCCGGCCAAGGTGAAGTCACTCTCCTGGTCTGCGAAGGGCAAGTGGCTCGCCTCGTCCGGCGCGCCGGCAGCGATCGTCTGGCCGTTTCAGGGCAAGGACGGACCGATGGGCAAGGCGCCGCTCGAGCTCGGCACCCGCGCCAACATAATGGTGACGACAGTCGCCTGCCACCCGGCAGACGATATCGTCGCCATCGGCTATGAGGATGGCATGATCCTCGCCGCCCGCTTCGCGGACAGCAAGGAAGTGCTGTTGCGTCGCCCGGGCAATGGCGCGATCACCGCCATGGCCTGGAACAAGAGCGGCCGCCAACTCGCCTTCGGATCGGCGGCGGGCGATTGCGGTGTGGTGGATATCGCCGGGTAG
- a CDS encoding GNAT family N-acetyltransferase produces MAAVVDSLRAFFAPTTFVIDSENPGDVVARENLLDRAMGAGRRRKSSEKLRRGRVPAEGLALVARDADGHVIGTVRLWNVEAGVNREGQPVPALLLGPLAVDPAHEGKGIGGMLMRAAVQEAKNRGHGAVLLVGDAAYYERFGFFSQRAQHLVMPGPFERNRFLALELKEGWLDGAAGMLVASGRKLALPPLRRAA; encoded by the coding sequence ATGGCCGCTGTTGTTGATTCCTTGCGCGCGTTCTTCGCGCCAACCACCTTTGTGATCGACTCGGAAAACCCGGGCGATGTCGTTGCGCGCGAGAACCTGCTCGACCGCGCCATGGGCGCGGGTCGCCGCAGGAAATCGTCGGAGAAGCTGCGTCGCGGCCGCGTGCCTGCCGAGGGCCTTGCCCTTGTCGCCCGGGATGCCGACGGTCACGTCATCGGCACCGTGCGCCTCTGGAACGTCGAGGCCGGCGTCAACCGCGAGGGCCAGCCGGTGCCGGCGCTGCTGCTCGGCCCGCTTGCGGTCGATCCGGCGCATGAGGGCAAAGGTATCGGCGGCATGCTGATGCGCGCGGCGGTCCAGGAAGCCAAGAACCGCGGCCATGGCGCCGTCCTGCTCGTCGGCGACGCCGCCTATTACGAACGTTTCGGCTTCTTCTCGCAGCGCGCGCAGCATCTCGTCATGCCCGGTCCTTTCGAGCGCAATCGCTTCCTGGCGCTCGAGCTCAAGGAAGGCTGGCTCGACGGTGCTGCCGGGATGCTGGTCGCCAGCGGCCGGAAACTCGCTTTGCCGCCGCTTCGCCGCGCCGCCTGA
- the odc2 gene encoding ornithine/lysine decarboxylase, with protein MAMTTARIIDFLNTRRPEGPCLVVDLDVVRDNFKAFRHALPDSAIYYAVKANPAPEILRLLAGLGSNFDCASVAEIEMALDAGATPNRISYGNTIKKERDVARAHALGISLFAVDSHEEVEKIARAAPGARVFCRVLTDGEGAEWPLSRKFGCVPQMAVDVLVYAHQLGLVSYGVSFHVGSQMTKLDAWDAALADAKRVFVQLAKQGIELKMVNMGGGFPTKYLRDVPSAEAYGQAIFGALKKHFGNNIPETIIEPGRGMVGNAGVIKAEVVLVSKKSDNDSHRWVFLDIGKFGGLAETMDEAIRYPIRTARDADAMEPCVLAGPTCDSADVLYEKNMYPLPISLTIGDEVLIEGTGAYTTTYSAVAFNGFEPLKAYVI; from the coding sequence ATGGCCATGACCACCGCACGTATCATCGACTTCCTCAACACCCGACGACCCGAAGGTCCTTGCCTCGTTGTCGACCTCGACGTCGTGCGCGACAATTTCAAGGCCTTCCGTCATGCGCTGCCCGACAGCGCGATCTATTATGCCGTGAAGGCAAACCCGGCACCGGAAATCCTGCGCCTTCTCGCCGGCCTCGGCTCCAACTTCGATTGCGCGTCCGTCGCCGAAATCGAAATGGCGCTCGATGCCGGGGCGACGCCGAACCGCATCTCCTATGGCAACACCATCAAGAAGGAGCGGGACGTTGCGCGCGCCCATGCGCTGGGGATCAGCCTCTTTGCGGTCGACAGCCACGAAGAGGTCGAGAAGATCGCGCGCGCCGCTCCCGGTGCCCGTGTCTTCTGCCGCGTGCTGACCGATGGCGAAGGCGCCGAATGGCCGCTGTCGCGCAAGTTCGGCTGCGTGCCGCAGATGGCGGTCGACGTGCTCGTCTATGCGCACCAGCTCGGGCTCGTCTCCTACGGCGTCTCGTTCCATGTCGGCTCGCAGATGACGAAGCTCGACGCATGGGATGCGGCTCTTGCCGATGCCAAGCGCGTCTTCGTCCAGCTTGCCAAGCAGGGCATCGAGCTAAAAATGGTCAATATGGGCGGCGGCTTCCCGACGAAGTACCTCAGGGACGTTCCGTCGGCCGAGGCCTATGGCCAGGCGATCTTCGGCGCGCTGAAGAAGCACTTCGGCAACAACATTCCGGAGACGATCATCGAGCCGGGCCGCGGCATGGTGGGAAATGCCGGCGTGATCAAGGCGGAAGTCGTTCTCGTGTCGAAGAAGTCGGACAACGACAGCCACCGTTGGGTCTTCCTCGACATCGGCAAGTTCGGCGGTCTCGCCGAGACGATGGACGAGGCGATCCGCTATCCGATCCGTACGGCCCGCGATGCCGATGCGATGGAACCCTGCGTGCTCGCCGGCCCGACCTGCGACTCGGCAGACGTGCTCTATGAGAAGAACATGTATCCGCTGCCGATCTCCCTGACGATCGGCGACGAGGTTCTGATCGAAGGCACGGGCGCCTACACGACGACCTACTCGGCCGTCGCTTTCAACGGCTTCGAGCCGCTAAAGGCCTATGTCATCTGA
- a CDS encoding MarR family winged helix-turn-helix transcriptional regulator, with amino-acid sequence MGKKSKAERKGKNGKKKDEIVAEANDHDLASVLVQAARSMRTVLSRNLVASGLYAGQDGVMLALAETDGLTAGALAGKLGVKAPTMTRTIGRMEAQGFLERRPDRDDARLTKVYLTELGRDRLQIIAEAGQHSEKLATRGLTDKQVRTLMKLLRAVDSNLQAARAAD; translated from the coding sequence ATGGGCAAGAAGAGCAAAGCCGAAAGGAAGGGCAAGAACGGCAAGAAGAAGGACGAGATCGTCGCCGAGGCGAACGATCACGATCTTGCTTCGGTTCTCGTCCAGGCGGCCCGCTCGATGCGCACGGTGCTCTCTCGCAATCTCGTCGCAAGCGGCCTTTATGCCGGGCAGGACGGCGTCATGCTCGCCCTTGCCGAAACCGACGGGCTCACGGCCGGCGCGCTGGCGGGCAAGCTCGGGGTTAAGGCACCGACGATGACGCGCACGATCGGCCGCATGGAAGCGCAGGGCTTCCTCGAACGCCGGCCGGACAGGGACGATGCCCGGCTGACCAAGGTCTATCTGACAGAGCTCGGCCGTGATCGTCTGCAGATCATCGCGGAAGCGGGCCAGCATTCCGAGAAGCTCGCAACACGCGGTCTGACCGACAAGCAGGTGCGCACCCTCATGAAGCTCCTGCGCGCCGTCGACAGCAATCTGCAGGCCGCCAGAGCTGCGGATTGA
- a CDS encoding creatininase family protein, whose product MSLPKPRWTDNSAALEPVERRDWIAVLPLGAHEQHGPHLPFETDRLIAAGIVERVIAALPQALPVTFLPVEPVGYSIEHMDVSGTRTLAYDEAIERWLGIAESLAGLGVRKFVMLNAHGGNSPLMTIVATEARIRFRMLAVATSWTRFGQPDGWISAKDKAVDIHGGDIETSVMLALHPDKVDMAKARAFPSRQGEFALSFKHLRAYGPHAFGWKMSDLNPDGVAGNAAAATAERGEALLAHAAKGIIELLEDVNAFDAGELD is encoded by the coding sequence ATGTCGTTGCCGAAGCCCCGATGGACCGACAATTCCGCCGCACTCGAACCCGTCGAGCGGCGGGACTGGATCGCGGTGCTCCCGCTCGGCGCACATGAACAGCACGGGCCGCATCTCCCCTTCGAAACGGATCGGCTGATCGCGGCGGGCATCGTCGAGCGCGTCATCGCCGCACTCCCCCAAGCACTGCCCGTGACCTTCCTGCCTGTCGAACCGGTCGGCTATTCGATCGAACACATGGATGTTTCCGGCACTCGCACGCTCGCCTATGACGAGGCGATCGAACGTTGGCTCGGCATCGCCGAGAGTCTCGCCGGACTCGGCGTCCGCAAGTTCGTGATGCTGAACGCACATGGCGGCAATTCGCCCCTGATGACCATCGTAGCGACGGAGGCGCGGATACGCTTCAGGATGCTGGCCGTGGCGACGAGCTGGACACGCTTCGGACAGCCGGATGGCTGGATCAGCGCCAAGGACAAGGCGGTCGACATCCATGGCGGCGATATCGAGACCTCGGTCATGCTGGCGCTCCATCCGGACAAGGTGGATATGGCGAAGGCCCGCGCCTTCCCTTCGCGCCAGGGCGAATTCGCGCTTTCCTTCAAGCATCTGCGCGCTTACGGCCCGCACGCTTTCGGCTGGAAGATGTCGGATCTGAACCCGGACGGCGTCGCCGGCAATGCCGCCGCCGCCACCGCCGAGCGCGGCGAAGCGCTGCTTGCGCATGCGGCAAAAGGCATCATCGAGCTGCTCGAGGATGTGAACGCCTTCGATGCCGGCGAGCTCGACTGA